Within Amycolatopsis sp. cg5, the genomic segment CACTCGCCCGCCAGCGTCATGGCCAGTCCGGCCAGCAGCATCCCGTGCGCCACCACCCCGCCAAGCCCGGCAGCGGCGGCGGCCTCGTCACTCCAGTGCAGCGCGTTGAAGTCACCGGACGCGCCCGCGTACCGGACGAGATCGGCCCGGCTCAGCCGGAAGGACGCGGTCATCGCCCGCCACCCGCGATCAGCGTGGTGACCGTGGTGCAGACCGGCTCCCCGGTGACGGTGCCGATCTCCTCCTTGGTCACCAGCACGTCGGTGCCCGCGATCGACTTGACGTCGAGCACGGTGACACGCACGGTCAGGCGGTCGCCCGCGCGCACCGGCCGATGGTGTTCGAACCGCTGCTCACGATGCACGGTGCGGGTGTGGTCGAAGCCCAGCCCCGGTTCCCGCGTCACCCGCTCGGCCGCGCGCAGCGCGAGCACGATGGGGAAGGTCGGCGGTGCGACGAGCCCGTCGTGCCCCTCGATGCCCAGCGCGGCGGCGAATTCGCGGATCTTCTCACGGCCGACCTCGTACGGCTCGCCCGCCGGGTACTCGCGGCCTGCGAACGAGCGGTCGAGGCCCATCAGGAGCGTCCCGGCAGCAGGGCGACCTGGCCCGCGTAGTTGAGCCCGGCGCCGAACCCGATCAGCAGCGCCGCGCCGCCGGGTTCGGCGGCGCCGGCGTCGAGCATGGCCCGCATGGCGAGCGGGATGGACGCGGCCGAGGTGTTGCCCGCGGTGACCACGTCCCGCGAGACGGCCACCGCGGCGGGCAGCCCGAGCCGGTCGGCCAGCACTTCGATCATCCGGACGTTCGCCTGGTGCGGGATGAACGCGGCCAGGTCGCCGACGCCGATTCCCGCGCGCCGCAAGGCTTCCTTGGCCGCGGGCACCGCGTTTTCCACCACCCAGCGGAAAACCCGCTGACCGTCCATCTTCATGGCGGGCCACTCGAGGGTCGGGTCGTCACGGAACTGTGCCCAGGTGGTGTTCATGTAAAGCCCGCCGCGCGAGCGCCCGTCGGCCCAGCGGACCACCGGGCCGATGCCCGGCTCGGCGGACGAGCCGACCACCGCCGCGCCGGCGCCGTCGGCGAACATGAACGCGATCGTGCGGTCGGTCCGGTCGACGATGTCGGTCATCCGCTCCGCGCCGATCACCAGCACCTGCCGCGCGCTGCCCGCGCGCACCAGATCGCCCGCGACGGCGAGCGCGTGGCAGAAACCCGCGCAGGCGGCGGAAAGGTCGAACCCGGCCGAGTTGCGCGCGCCGAGCTCGTCGGCCACCAGCACCGAAAGCGGCGGCGTCTGCACCAGGTTCGACATGCTCGCCACGATCACGCAGTCGAGCTGGTCCGGGTCGATCCCGGCGTCCGCCAGCGCGGCCTTCCCCGCGGAAACGGCCATGGCGCACAAGGTCTCGTCAGGCCCGGCGAACCGGCGTGTCCTGATCCCCGACCGGCTTTCGATCCATTCCGGCGTCGAGTCGATGTGCGCGCACACCTCGGGGTTGGTCACCACCCGGCGCGGCCGGTACGCACCGACGCCGAGCACCCGTGCGTGGGACGGTTCGGCGGCCTGCAGCGTTGGGGTCACGTTGTCCTCCCGGTCTCGGCCCCACCGTGCGCAGCCAGGCTCGCGCGCGGCTGGAGCGGGACTGGAAGCGCCGCGCCCGAGTGCTCTTCGACCACCGTTCAAGCCCGGCTGACGACGATCGCCGGTGCCCGGAATCCCTTTCCACGCCAGCCATGCCAGGAGCGCGCCATGCCGGAACTGACCATCACCGATCTCAAGTCCGTCGTCGAGCAGTGCGTGGGCACGGACGGCGTCTCGACGATCGGCGAAAGCACGCTCGACACCGCGTGGGACGAGCTCGGCCTCGACTCGCTGGCCGTGTTCGAGGTCGTCACCAGGCTGCAGGACACGCTCGGGGTGCGGATCCCCGACGAGGACGTCGACACCTTCAAGACCCCGCGCCTGCTGCTCGACTCGGTCAACAGCACGCTCCGGAACGCCTGAGCGTCCCCATCCACCTACGCGAGACGGAGAGCCACATGCGTGTGCTGGTGAATGCGCTGGTGCCGACCCATCTGCTGCCGATGATCCCGCTCACCTGGGCGTTACGGGCGGCCGGTCACGAGGTCGTCTTCCTCGGCAAGGCCGACTCGGTGCGCACCGCGCACGAGGCCGGGTTGCCGACCAGGCTGGTCGGCCCGGACGACGGCGGCGCGCGGCGGCCACCGGTGCGGCGCAAGGATCCCTTCTCCGCGCCAGGGTCGAGCACCACGCTGCCCTCGCTGGACCCCGAGCGCATCGCCATGCTCGGGCAGCGCTGGCGTGACGACCTCGAGGAGTACGTCGACGACTACGCGGCCTTCGCCCGCGGCTGGGGCGCCGACCTGATCATCACCGACTCGATGGAGTTCAGCGGCCAGGTGGTCGCCGCCGCGCTCGGCATCCCCGGCGTGGTGCACCGCTGGGGCATCGACAACTTCAGCTCGATACTGGTGGAGCCGCTGAAGAAGGCGCTGCACGACACGTGCGTGCGCCTCGGCGGCAGTGGCATCGGCGACCCGGCGCTCACCGTCGACCCGTGCCCGCCCAGCGTGCAGTCGCCGAACATCCCGGTCGCGTCGCCGATCCGGTTCCTGCCGTACAACGGCACCGCGGCCGTTCCCGAGTGGACACTGGAACGCGCGGCGGGCAGGCGGATCTGCCTGTCCTTCGGCTTGTGGTCGGCGGAATCACTGGCCAAGGGCGGCGAGTTCGCCTCGGTGATCGAGGGAACCGGCCAGGCGGTGGCGAAACTCGGCGACGCCGAGGCAGTTCTGCTTGTCCCCCAGGAGTATCACGCCGACCTCGGCCCGCTCCCCGACGGCGTGCGTGCCGTCGGCACGCTGCCGATCAACCAGGTGATGCGGCACTGCGACCTGGTGGTGCACCACGGCGGCGCCGGCACGGCGCTGACCGCGCTGGCCAACGCGGTGCCCCAGGTGATCGTCGCCCAGGACGGCCCGCTGCTGGTGCCCAACGCCGAGCGGGTGCACGCCAGCGGCGGCGGGCTGGCGATCATCGGCGAGCGGGACCGGGCCGACGCCGGGCTCATCGGCCAGTCGATCGTCGACGTGCTCGAAACCCCGTCCTACGCCGAGGCCGCCGAGCGGGTCCGCGCCGAGATCCAGGCACAACCCGAGCCATCCGAGATCGTCAAGGCTTTGGAACTGTTGTGAAAGGCATCATCCTCGCCGGTGGCACCGGCAGCAGGCTGTACCCGCTCACCCGCAGCATCTCCAAGCAGCTGCTGCCCGTCTACGACAAGCCGATGATCTACTACCCGCTCTCGGTGCTGATGCTGGCCGGGATCCGGGAGATACTGGTCATCTCCACCCCGCTGGAGCTGCCGCTGTTCGAGCGGCTGCTCGGCGACGGTTCCCGGCTCGGGCTGGAGATCACCTACGCCGAGCAGCCCGTGCCTCGCGGGCTCGCCGACGCGTTCCTGGTCGGCGCCGACCACATCGGCGACGACGAGGTCGCGCTCATCCTCGGCGACAACATCTTCCACGGCCCCCGGTTCTCCGAGGTGCTGCGCCGCCACGCCAGGAACATCGACGGCTGCGTGCTGTTCGGTTATCCGGTCACCGACCCGGAACGGTACGGGGTCGGCGAGACCGACGCCGACGGCAGGCTGATCTCCATCGAGGAGAAGCCGGCGCACCCGAAGTCGGACCGGGCGATCACCGGGCTCTACTTCTACGACAACGACGTCGTCGACATCGCGCGGGGGCTGCGGCCGTCCGCGCGGGGCGAGCTGGAGATCAGCGACGTCAACCAGGTCTATCTCGACGCTGGCAAGGCGAAACTCGTCGACCTCGGGCGCGGGTTCGCCTGGCTCGACACCGGGACGCACAACTCGCTGATGGACGCCGGGCAGTACATCCAGATCCTCGAACACCGCCAAGGCGTCCGGATCGCGTGCCTGGAGGAAGTCGCGCTGCGCGTGGGCTTCATCGACATCGACACCTGCTACCGGCTCGGCGAGGAGTCCGCCAATTCCGGGTACGGACAGTACGTGATGGACATCGCGGTCCGCGCCGGCTCGGCACACCTGACGCCGCAGCTGGCCAGAAAGGGCACACCATGACCGAAAACGGCATCGACCGCGGCTCGCTGCTGGCGATGATGACGGCGTTCAAGTCGACTTATCTGCTGCGCGCGGCGCTGGAGCTGCGGGTGTTCGACGCGCTCGCCAAGGGCCCCGCCGACCCGGACGACGTCGCCGCGATGCTGCGCACGAATCCGAGGGCGACCCGCGGCCTGCTGCGCGGGCTCGCCTCGGCCGGGCTGATCGAGGCCGACGGCGAGCAGTTCCAGCTTTCCGGCGGCGCGAAGGAGCTGCTCGTCACCACCAGCCCGCAGTACTGCGGCGGCATCGTGCGCGTCGCGGCGAGCGACTGGGAATGGGACGCCATGCGCGACCTCGCCGACGTCGTCCGGCACGGCGGCACCCGGCTGGAGACCAACGCGGAAACCCCCGATTTCCCTTACTGGGTGGACTTCGCGACGCACTTGACCTTCGCGACCAAGCCGGGAGCCGAGTTCGTCGCCGACCTGGTCGGGCCGTGGGCCGAAGGCCGCGAGACGCTCGACGTGCTCGACGTCGGCGCCGGGCACGGCCTGTTCGGCTTCGCGCTCGCCGCGCGCGACGAGCGCGCCACAGTGTCCACACAGGACTGGCCGGACGTGCTGGAGGTGGCCAAGGGCCACGCGAAGCGGCTCGGCGTCGACGACCGGGTCGACTACCTGCCTGGCGACGCGTTCGAGGTCGAGCTCCAGCGCGAGTACGACGTGATCATCCTGGGCAACTTCCTCTTCCAGTTCGCCGCGAGCCGCTGCATCGACCTGACACGCAAGCTCGTGAGCGCGCTGAAACCGGGCGGGAAGGTGGTGATCGTCGGCTTCATGCCGGTCGACGGCCCGCCCGCCGCCGACTACCACGCGCACATGCTGAACCTGCTGATGCTCGCGTGGACCGAACGCGGCGAGCTCCACTCGCCGGTGATGTACCGCAAGATCCTGTCCAGCGCCGGGCTGGCGAACATCGAGGTCCGGGAAAAGCCGGGCCTGCCGCTGCGCGTGGTCAGCGGTGAGCTGGCCTGACCGGCACGACGAACGAGGAGTCAGCATGAAGACCGACGCGGTCATCGCGGGCGGTGGGCCGGTCGGGCTCATGCTCGCCTGCGAACTGGGCCTGTCCGGCGTGGACGTGGTGGTGCTCGAACGCACCACCGCGCGCCCCGCCGACGCGCGCGCCTGGGGCCTGCACGCCCGCACCGCCGAGACACTGGACCGGCGGGACCTGCTCAGCACCCTGCTGGTCGGCGAGCGGGTCGCCTGGCCGAAGATGCCGTTCGCCGGCATGTGGCCGCTGCTGCAGCTGCATCCGGTGAACGCGGACCACCCGTATCTGCTCAACGTCTCGCAGATCCAGGTCGAGGAGGTGCTCGAAGCCCGCGCGCGGGAACTCGGGGTGGTGATCAAGCGCGGGCACGAGCTGACCGGGCTGGCCCAGGACGCCGACGGGGTCGCCGTCGAGGCGACCGGCCCGGACGGCACGTACAACCTGCACACCGGGTACCTCATCGGCTGCGACGGCGGCCGCAGCACCACCCGCAAGCTGGCAGGCATCGGCTTCCCCGGCACCGATCCCACGGTCGGCGGCATGCTCTGCGACTGCACGCTCCCGACGATGGCGACCGAGAAGCGCGGCATCACCAGGACACCGGGCGGCACGGTCAACATCAATCCCCGGCCGAACGGCGTGGTCCGCATCGTCACCACCGAGTTCGGCAGGCCGCACCCCGACCGCGACGCGCCGGTGACGATCGAGGAGTTCCGCGCCGCGGTCGGCCGGATACTCGGCAGGGACCTGGAAATCACGGACCCGTCGTTCATGACCCGCTTCGGTGACGCCACCCGCCAGGCCGACCGCTACCGCGAGGGCCGGGTCCTGCTGGCGGGCGACGCGGCGCACGTGCACTTCCCGTACGGCGGCCTCGGCCTCAACCTGGGTCTGCAGGACGCCGCCAACCTGGGCTGGAAGCTCGCCGCCCGTATCCAGGGCCGCGCTCCGGACAGCCTGCTCGACACCTACCACGCCGAACGCCACCCGGTTGCCGCCGAGGTGCTCGAGTACAGCCGCACCCAGCTGGCGCTGCTGGACCCGCACCGCAACGTCACGGCACTGCGCTCGCTTTTCCAGCACCTGCTGGACATCCCCGAGGCGAACCGCTATCTGGCCGAGCTCGTCTCCGGCGCGAGCACGCGCTATCCGTCCACAGAGGACGCCGATCCGCTCACCGGCCGGTTCGCCCGCGACCTGGCGCTGAAGACCGCGGACGGCGAGACGACACTGGTCACCCTGCTGCGCCAAGGCAAGCCGGTGCTGCTCGACCTCGCGGCCGACCCCGCGCCGCTGACCGCGGCCGGGCGTTGGGCGGACTCCGTCCACCTGCTGGCCGCACGCTGTGACGACCCGCCGTCACCCGCCCTGCTCGTCCGCCCGGACGGCTACGTGGCCTGGGCTGGCACCGACACGGACTCGCTCACCCGGACCCTCACGTCCTGGTTCGGCGAACCCACGACCCCGGTCCAGCGCTGAAACAGCGATAAAGCGGGCTTTACTCCCGGGGATAAAGCCCGCTTTATCCCCGGGAGTAAAGCGGGCTTTATCCCGGTCAGCCGTCGCGGTCGGCGCCGGCGAGCTTGCGGTGGGCCGGGTGGCGGTCGCCTGAGACCCGGCCCGCCGCGAAGATCTCGTCCAGCGCGAGGATCTGCGACGGGGTGAGCCGGGTGCGGACGGCCGCGGTGTTGTCGTCGATGTGCGTGATCCGCCTGCTGCCGGGGATCGGGACGATGTCGTCACCACGCGAAAGCAGCCAGGCGAGTGCCAGCCTGCCCAGGGTGATCCCGAGCCCGGCCGCGATCTTCGCCGCTTCGGACAGCAGCGCGCGGTTGTCGCGGAAGTTCTCGCCCTGGAACCTCGGGTGGTTGCGCCGGTGGTCGGTCTCGCCGAGCTGGTCGGCCGAGGACAACAGACCGGCCAGGAAACCCTTGCCCAGCGGGCTGTGCGCGACCAGGCCGGTGCCCAGTTCGCGCGCCGCCGGGAGGATCTCGGACTCGACATGCCGTTCCCACAAGGAGTATTCGCTCTCCACCGCCGCGATCGGGTGGACGGCGTGCGCACGCGCGAGTGTGTGCGCCGAGACCTCGGACAGGCCGAGGTGCCTGATCTTGCCCTCGGCGGCGAACTCGCCGAGCGCGCCGACGCTCTCCTCGACCGGCACCTGGGGGTCGACGCG encodes:
- a CDS encoding beta-ketoacyl-ACP synthase 3 — translated: MTPTLQAAEPSHARVLGVGAYRPRRVVTNPEVCAHIDSTPEWIESRSGIRTRRFAGPDETLCAMAVSAGKAALADAGIDPDQLDCVIVASMSNLVQTPPLSVLVADELGARNSAGFDLSAACAGFCHALAVAGDLVRAGSARQVLVIGAERMTDIVDRTDRTIAFMFADGAGAAVVGSSAEPGIGPVVRWADGRSRGGLYMNTTWAQFRDDPTLEWPAMKMDGQRVFRWVVENAVPAAKEALRRAGIGVGDLAAFIPHQANVRMIEVLADRLGLPAAVAVSRDVVTAGNTSAASIPLAMRAMLDAGAAEPGGAALLIGFGAGLNYAGQVALLPGRS
- a CDS encoding MaoC/PaaZ C-terminal domain-containing protein, whose translation is MTASFRLSRADLVRYAGASGDFNALHWSDEAAAAAGLGGVVAHGMLLAGLAMTLAGECRASSVKFLKPVVVPETGDVVITVDSAEKPDGAELTVRCAGELVARVNVRG
- a CDS encoding methyltransferase, with the translated sequence MTENGIDRGSLLAMMTAFKSTYLLRAALELRVFDALAKGPADPDDVAAMLRTNPRATRGLLRGLASAGLIEADGEQFQLSGGAKELLVTTSPQYCGGIVRVAASDWEWDAMRDLADVVRHGGTRLETNAETPDFPYWVDFATHLTFATKPGAEFVADLVGPWAEGRETLDVLDVGAGHGLFGFALAARDERATVSTQDWPDVLEVAKGHAKRLGVDDRVDYLPGDAFEVELQREYDVIILGNFLFQFAASRCIDLTRKLVSALKPGGKVVIVGFMPVDGPPAADYHAHMLNLLMLAWTERGELHSPVMYRKILSSAGLANIEVREKPGLPLRVVSGELA
- the rfbA gene encoding glucose-1-phosphate thymidylyltransferase RfbA; the encoded protein is MKGIILAGGTGSRLYPLTRSISKQLLPVYDKPMIYYPLSVLMLAGIREILVISTPLELPLFERLLGDGSRLGLEITYAEQPVPRGLADAFLVGADHIGDDEVALILGDNIFHGPRFSEVLRRHARNIDGCVLFGYPVTDPERYGVGETDADGRLISIEEKPAHPKSDRAITGLYFYDNDVVDIARGLRPSARGELEISDVNQVYLDAGKAKLVDLGRGFAWLDTGTHNSLMDAGQYIQILEHRQGVRIACLEEVALRVGFIDIDTCYRLGEESANSGYGQYVMDIAVRAGSAHLTPQLARKGTP
- a CDS encoding MaoC family dehydratase N-terminal domain-containing protein → MGLDRSFAGREYPAGEPYEVGREKIREFAAALGIEGHDGLVAPPTFPIVLALRAAERVTREPGLGFDHTRTVHREQRFEHHRPVRAGDRLTVRVTVLDVKSIAGTDVLVTKEEIGTVTGEPVCTTVTTLIAGGGR
- a CDS encoding FAD-dependent monooxygenase; the encoded protein is MKTDAVIAGGGPVGLMLACELGLSGVDVVVLERTTARPADARAWGLHARTAETLDRRDLLSTLLVGERVAWPKMPFAGMWPLLQLHPVNADHPYLLNVSQIQVEEVLEARARELGVVIKRGHELTGLAQDADGVAVEATGPDGTYNLHTGYLIGCDGGRSTTRKLAGIGFPGTDPTVGGMLCDCTLPTMATEKRGITRTPGGTVNINPRPNGVVRIVTTEFGRPHPDRDAPVTIEEFRAAVGRILGRDLEITDPSFMTRFGDATRQADRYREGRVLLAGDAAHVHFPYGGLGLNLGLQDAANLGWKLAARIQGRAPDSLLDTYHAERHPVAAEVLEYSRTQLALLDPHRNVTALRSLFQHLLDIPEANRYLAELVSGASTRYPSTEDADPLTGRFARDLALKTADGETTLVTLLRQGKPVLLDLAADPAPLTAAGRWADSVHLLAARCDDPPSPALLVRPDGYVAWAGTDTDSLTRTLTSWFGEPTTPVQR
- a CDS encoding aldo/keto reductase; protein product: MEIRKLGVGGPAVSAIGLGCLGLSGGYGAIGADEAVTAIRHALGRGVTMLDTADFYGGGENERLVARAIAGRRDEVVIATRGGVRAKTPGGPPVVLDGSPGYLRQALEASLRRLGVDTIDLYYLGRVDPQVPVEESVGALGEFAAEGKIRHLGLSEVSAHTLARAHAVHPIAAVESEYSLWERHVESEILPAARELGTGLVAHSPLGKGFLAGLLSSADQLGETDHRRNHPRFQGENFRDNRALLSEAAKIAAGLGITLGRLALAWLLSRGDDIVPIPGSRRITHIDDNTAAVRTRLTPSQILALDEIFAAGRVSGDRHPAHRKLAGADRDG
- a CDS encoding acyl carrier protein, producing the protein MPELTITDLKSVVEQCVGTDGVSTIGESTLDTAWDELGLDSLAVFEVVTRLQDTLGVRIPDEDVDTFKTPRLLLDSVNSTLRNA
- a CDS encoding nucleotide disphospho-sugar-binding domain-containing protein, with protein sequence MRVLVNALVPTHLLPMIPLTWALRAAGHEVVFLGKADSVRTAHEAGLPTRLVGPDDGGARRPPVRRKDPFSAPGSSTTLPSLDPERIAMLGQRWRDDLEEYVDDYAAFARGWGADLIITDSMEFSGQVVAAALGIPGVVHRWGIDNFSSILVEPLKKALHDTCVRLGGSGIGDPALTVDPCPPSVQSPNIPVASPIRFLPYNGTAAVPEWTLERAAGRRICLSFGLWSAESLAKGGEFASVIEGTGQAVAKLGDAEAVLLVPQEYHADLGPLPDGVRAVGTLPINQVMRHCDLVVHHGGAGTALTALANAVPQVIVAQDGPLLVPNAERVHASGGGLAIIGERDRADAGLIGQSIVDVLETPSYAEAAERVRAEIQAQPEPSEIVKALELL